A genomic stretch from Algoriphagus halophilus includes:
- a CDS encoding glycosyltransferase family 4 protein: MKLAYIGTYPPRECGIGTFTENLTKSMLGIDKQGVQHNEVLVIAMNDGNQKYIYPQEVKLQIRQEQQTDYLEAANFINISGADVCILEHEFGIFGGLSGVYILPLLHRLEIPLIVTLHTILDTPSYNEKAILKEICKMADKVVVMSQKAILFLTSIYDVSQEKIVLIEHGVPDIHFDRMDSKKEFKLTQKKLILTFGFIGRNKGIETVIKALPEIIKKHPDILYIVLGKTHPNVLRHEGEEYRTFLQLLIKNLHLESHVLMLNEFIGEVVLFKYLSACDIYITPYLNKAQITSGTLSYAMGVGCAVVSTPYWHAAELLNENRGRLFDFNNHQQLAGVLNELLDDPETLKQIQANAYEYGKNITWPKIGKKYLHLSNSLLSFPKQEIYKKELVINLLLLPPFSLTHIKRLTDDTGIIQHAKFGIPNLKEGYCLDDNARALLMVLMTYKQKKEEQALELMPIYLSYIHYMQNIDGTFRNFLSFSRTFLDEVGSEDSFGRTIWALGYLIGNAPNDAYYQTGKLVFFEAFPNFEKLNSIRSIANTIIGVSYYLKTNASDEQMMEALKNLTNKLMKAYSVHHSEDWHWFESLLAYDNGILPLALLHSAQITQDPRVQEVALITMEFLEEHTLKDGVLSVIGNKKWYIKDEERSFFAQQPVDAMAMVLMFHQAFLMTGEKEYLNKLFDSFMWFLGENDLRLSLYDFETKGCCDGFENYGINRNQGAESSLAYLISHLTVLQADEEFYQSDVIENHTKRLQPESL; this comes from the coding sequence ATGAAATTAGCCTATATAGGAACCTATCCACCTCGAGAATGTGGCATTGGTACATTTACCGAAAACCTAACAAAATCCATGTTAGGAATTGATAAACAAGGGGTTCAGCATAATGAAGTACTAGTAATTGCCATGAATGATGGGAATCAGAAATACATATATCCTCAGGAAGTAAAACTTCAAATCCGTCAGGAGCAGCAAACGGATTACCTCGAAGCTGCCAATTTCATTAATATAAGTGGCGCAGATGTTTGCATTCTAGAGCATGAATTCGGGATTTTTGGAGGATTGAGTGGAGTATATATTCTTCCACTTTTGCATAGACTTGAAATCCCCTTAATAGTCACTCTACATACCATTTTAGATACTCCTTCTTACAATGAAAAAGCAATTTTGAAAGAGATCTGTAAAATGGCAGATAAAGTGGTAGTGATGAGTCAAAAGGCAATTCTATTTCTGACGAGTATCTATGATGTGTCTCAGGAAAAAATCGTCTTAATAGAACATGGTGTTCCAGATATTCATTTTGATAGAATGGACTCCAAAAAAGAATTCAAACTCACTCAGAAAAAACTGATTTTAACATTTGGCTTTATCGGGAGAAACAAGGGAATCGAAACAGTCATAAAAGCGCTCCCTGAAATCATCAAAAAACATCCGGATATTCTTTATATCGTTTTGGGAAAAACACATCCAAATGTATTGCGACATGAAGGTGAGGAATATCGAACGTTCTTGCAGTTGCTGATTAAAAACCTACATCTTGAATCCCATGTTTTGATGTTGAATGAATTTATTGGGGAAGTAGTACTTTTTAAATATTTGAGTGCATGTGATATATATATCACTCCTTATCTCAACAAAGCCCAAATCACCAGTGGAACACTATCTTATGCTATGGGGGTTGGCTGTGCGGTAGTTTCCACTCCTTATTGGCATGCTGCAGAATTATTGAATGAAAACCGAGGTAGACTTTTTGATTTCAATAATCACCAGCAACTGGCAGGAGTGTTAAACGAATTGTTGGATGACCCAGAAACACTGAAACAGATCCAGGCAAATGCTTACGAATACGGGAAAAATATCACCTGGCCGAAAATCGGTAAAAAGTATCTGCACCTTTCCAATAGTTTGCTTTCATTTCCTAAGCAGGAAATCTATAAAAAGGAATTGGTCATCAACTTGCTGTTACTCCCACCTTTTTCCCTTACTCATATCAAGAGACTCACAGACGATACAGGGATCATCCAGCATGCGAAATTTGGGATTCCCAATCTGAAAGAAGGCTATTGTCTGGATGATAATGCAAGGGCTCTATTAATGGTGTTGATGACTTATAAACAGAAGAAGGAGGAGCAGGCGTTGGAGTTAATGCCAATCTATCTGAGTTATATCCATTACATGCAAAATATCGATGGAACCTTTAGGAATTTCCTGAGTTTTAGTCGGACTTTCTTGGATGAGGTAGGTTCAGAAGATTCATTTGGTAGGACGATATGGGCTTTGGGTTATTTGATCGGGAATGCACCAAATGATGCCTATTATCAGACTGGTAAACTTGTATTTTTCGAAGCTTTTCCAAATTTCGAAAAGTTAAATTCAATTCGGAGTATTGCCAACACAATCATTGGAGTCAGTTATTATTTAAAAACCAATGCCTCAGACGAGCAGATGATGGAAGCTTTAAAAAACCTGACAAATAAGCTTATGAAGGCATATAGTGTTCATCATTCTGAAGATTGGCATTGGTTCGAGTCACTTTTGGCTTATGATAATGGAATTTTACCTCTTGCTCTTCTACATTCTGCCCAAATCACCCAAGATCCAAGGGTACAGGAAGTTGCTTTGATTACCATGGAGTTTCTTGAGGAGCACACTTTAAAAGATGGGGTTCTTTCGGTCATCGGAAATAAAAAATGGTACATCAAAGATGAAGAACGATCCTTTTTTGCGCAGCAACCTGTAGATGCGATGGCGATGGTTTTGATGTTTCATCAGGCGTTTTTAATGACAGGAGAAAAGGAATACCTCAATAAGCTTTTTGATTCATTTATGTGGTTTTTGGGAGAAAATGATTTGCGGTTGAGCTTGTATGATTTTGAGACTAAAGGCTGTTGCGATGGTTTTGAGAACTATGGGATTAACAGAAATCAGGGAGCTGAAAGTTCTTTGGCTTATCTGATTTCTCATTTAACGGTGCTTCAAGCTGATGAAGAGTTTTACCAGTCCGATGTCATAGAAAATCACACAAAACGGCTTCAGCCCGAAAGTCTATGA
- a CDS encoding DUF2911 domain-containing protein — protein MKNLILSILLLIGIASVSDAQSFRGPDKSPMDVAYLPDNFAHDRKPGEKAIAKAYYSRPNKAERVVFGGIVPFGKVWRLGANEAVEFKAFQDLTLGGKSLSAGTYSMFAIPGENEWTIILNSDLDYWGAFSYDESKDVFRFTVPSKSSEQVVESFSIRFEDLGNNKAVMRMGWDQTIVELPISY, from the coding sequence ATGAAAAACCTAATTCTTTCCATTTTACTCCTTATAGGGATCGCATCTGTATCCGACGCACAGTCATTTAGAGGCCCCGATAAAAGTCCAATGGACGTAGCCTATTTGCCAGACAACTTTGCTCATGATCGAAAGCCTGGTGAAAAGGCGATCGCTAAAGCTTACTACAGTAGACCGAATAAAGCCGAACGAGTAGTATTCGGAGGAATAGTACCTTTTGGTAAAGTATGGAGACTTGGAGCGAATGAAGCGGTGGAATTTAAAGCTTTTCAAGATTTGACTTTGGGAGGCAAATCACTTTCTGCTGGCACCTATTCCATGTTTGCAATTCCAGGAGAGAATGAATGGACCATCATTTTGAATTCAGATTTGGATTATTGGGGAGCATTCAGCTATGATGAAAGTAAAGATGTTTTCCGCTTTACCGTTCCATCCAAAAGCAGTGAACAAGTGGTCGAATCTTTCTCAATTCGTTTTGAAGATTTAGGGAATAACAAAGCAGTCATGAGAATGGGATGGGATCAGACCATAGTAGAACTACCGATTTCCTACTGA
- a CDS encoding glycosyltransferase family 4 protein, with the protein MKLAILAPIAWRTPPESYGPWEQIASTITEEMVKLGHEVTLFASGDSITKAKLESVCARPYEIDKSSDPKVLECLHISHLMERAGSFDIIHNHFDFLPLTYSRLINTPMITTIHGFSSNKIISVYEKYDNSSAFISISNADRNCKLTYLDTIYHGVDPALFTFQVSKAEYLLYFGRIHPEKGLDKAIEIAEKSNCHLKIAGLIQDESYFKSQIEPKINGTTVQYLGNLGKEARNLILGEAKALLHPISFEEPFGLSVLESMMCGTPVIAFSKGSMPELIDDGVSGYLVSTIDQAVEAVANLDKLLPVNCRAHAEKNFSMKKMIHNYENAYRKVLEGEELLV; encoded by the coding sequence ATGAAGTTAGCGATATTAGCACCGATTGCCTGGAGGACTCCTCCTGAGAGTTACGGACCTTGGGAGCAAATAGCCTCTACGATAACTGAGGAAATGGTAAAATTAGGGCATGAGGTTACACTTTTCGCCAGTGGTGACTCGATTACCAAAGCAAAATTAGAGTCAGTCTGTGCACGCCCTTATGAAATAGATAAATCCAGTGATCCCAAAGTTCTAGAATGCTTGCATATCAGTCATCTGATGGAGCGAGCAGGTAGTTTTGATATCATCCATAATCATTTTGACTTTCTTCCGCTGACTTATTCTCGATTGATCAATACTCCAATGATTACTACTATTCATGGTTTTTCTTCGAATAAAATCATTTCCGTTTATGAAAAATACGATAATTCGTCAGCCTTTATTTCTATTTCGAATGCAGACAGAAATTGTAAATTGACCTACCTGGACACCATTTATCATGGAGTAGACCCAGCACTCTTTACATTCCAAGTCAGCAAAGCAGAATACTTACTTTATTTTGGTCGTATTCATCCTGAAAAAGGGCTGGATAAGGCTATTGAAATTGCAGAAAAATCGAACTGCCATTTGAAAATCGCCGGTTTAATTCAGGATGAATCTTATTTCAAATCGCAAATAGAGCCAAAAATCAATGGGACAACTGTTCAATACCTGGGGAATCTTGGTAAGGAGGCAAGAAACTTGATTTTAGGTGAAGCCAAAGCCCTATTGCATCCCATTTCCTTTGAAGAACCTTTTGGGTTGAGTGTTTTGGAGTCTATGATGTGTGGTACTCCGGTAATCGCATTTTCAAAAGGGAGTATGCCAGAGCTTATTGATGATGGCGTTTCCGGCTATTTGGTTTCTACTATTGACCAGGCAGTTGAAGCAGTGGCGAATTTAGATAAACTCTTACCTGTCAATTGCAGGGCACATGCTGAAAAGAATTTCAGCATGAAAAAAATGATACACAATTACGAAAATGCATATAGAAAAGTGTTGGAAGGAGAAGAACTATTAGTTTAA
- a CDS encoding outer membrane beta-barrel protein, whose translation MKLFFFFAAVLLTLEVKSQSISGKVLEPSGIPLSFANVLLLTPSDSSLIKGAVTDTLGNFTIFDIPDGNYLISASMMGYKQVYLPLISNEKKAVEGITLQLQEDSQQLEEVMVVEKRPFVEQYIDKMVVNVSNSIIASGSTALEVLEKAPGVTIDRQNNSLRLRGKDGVIVQMDGKQTYLSMEDLVILLSTMSSDNIDQIELITNPSAKYDAAGNSGIINIKLIENNDIGTNGSISVGVGTGRFERERGSLQINHRAKKINVFGNYSANAGGGYFDLDSRQFIENGGQQNYIDQLTYIVFDNWGQNAKAGADYFLGKNTTIGIVWTGFWSNNGEDGTASSDFERNEGINYLETSTAKQISSISTNNVGNLNFQHKFGENGGQLTADFDIGQFKRQYSNTLQTDSHTPEEPSQPREGLITEMPTTITIRTAKADYSRVVFNNWNMEAGLKTAFVESDNDLTLFQGEEGNLIVDPILSNHFIYTENVNAAYISFSGKLGESTQAQMGLRAEHTISEGKSLNTENTVKRNYLNVFPSVFISNKLSENHTLVLSYSYRINRPSYQFLNPARSYVDPFLYSRGNAFLQPEYTHSLELKHGFKDKLYTSIGASFVSDLIFYLIQPVDSIRTERTPDNVGTSQSYNITMSYPLAIMKGWNAQLNFTGLYSRFNYLYQENPIIVEQISSRINMSNTFAFQKGWTGELTGWISSPSIQALARAPWLGSLDLGIQKSFSQKFKARLSIQDIFHTNKFIGKIDVPGFNSDYHLQFDTRVALINLTYTLGNQDLKAARQRKLGSEEESQRTN comes from the coding sequence ATGAAACTGTTTTTCTTTTTTGCTGCAGTACTTTTGACTTTGGAAGTTAAAAGCCAATCAATCTCCGGAAAAGTCCTTGAACCATCAGGTATTCCTTTATCTTTTGCAAATGTGCTTTTGCTGACTCCTTCAGACTCTTCCTTGATCAAAGGCGCAGTTACTGACACCTTGGGCAACTTTACGATATTTGATATTCCCGATGGAAACTACCTTATTTCTGCCTCTATGATGGGGTATAAGCAGGTTTATTTACCACTTATCAGTAATGAAAAGAAAGCTGTGGAAGGAATTACACTACAGCTTCAAGAAGACAGTCAGCAGCTTGAGGAGGTAATGGTCGTAGAGAAAAGACCTTTTGTTGAACAATACATTGATAAAATGGTAGTCAATGTCTCAAATAGCATTATTGCAAGTGGCTCTACTGCACTTGAGGTCTTGGAGAAAGCTCCAGGAGTTACAATTGACAGGCAAAACAATTCCCTCCGATTACGCGGAAAAGATGGAGTAATCGTCCAAATGGATGGAAAGCAAACCTATTTATCCATGGAGGATCTGGTCATTTTACTCAGTACCATGTCAAGCGATAATATTGATCAGATCGAGTTGATAACGAACCCTTCTGCAAAGTACGATGCAGCAGGAAACTCTGGCATTATCAATATCAAATTGATAGAGAATAATGACATAGGTACCAATGGATCAATTTCAGTCGGAGTTGGTACCGGGCGCTTTGAAAGAGAAAGAGGAAGTTTACAAATTAACCATCGAGCAAAGAAAATCAATGTCTTTGGAAACTATAGCGCAAATGCAGGAGGCGGATATTTTGATTTAGACAGCAGACAGTTTATTGAAAATGGGGGACAACAAAACTACATTGACCAATTAACCTATATTGTATTTGATAATTGGGGTCAAAACGCAAAAGCAGGAGCAGACTATTTCTTAGGAAAAAACACAACAATCGGTATAGTTTGGACAGGTTTCTGGAGTAATAATGGAGAAGATGGTACTGCTAGTAGTGATTTCGAAAGAAACGAAGGCATCAATTACCTAGAAACTAGCACTGCAAAACAAATCTCTAGCATCTCTACCAACAACGTAGGCAATCTAAATTTCCAGCATAAATTCGGTGAAAATGGAGGGCAGCTTACAGCAGACTTTGATATTGGTCAATTCAAAAGACAATACTCAAATACATTACAGACTGATAGTCATACACCCGAGGAACCTTCCCAACCCAGGGAGGGTCTTATAACTGAAATGCCCACTACGATCACCATTAGAACTGCTAAAGCTGATTATAGCCGTGTGGTATTCAACAATTGGAATATGGAAGCAGGCCTTAAAACTGCTTTTGTAGAGAGCGATAATGATTTGACTTTATTTCAGGGAGAAGAAGGAAACCTAATTGTAGACCCTATTTTATCAAACCATTTTATCTATACTGAGAATGTGAATGCTGCCTATATCAGCTTCTCCGGCAAACTAGGCGAATCCACGCAAGCACAAATGGGGCTAAGAGCAGAACATACTATTTCTGAAGGAAAATCCCTAAACACGGAAAACACAGTGAAAAGAAACTATTTAAATGTCTTTCCAAGTGTATTTATCTCTAATAAACTATCCGAAAATCACACCCTAGTTCTCTCCTATAGTTATAGAATAAATAGACCCAGCTACCAATTCCTGAACCCAGCCCGATCTTATGTAGATCCCTTTTTATACAGCCGAGGGAATGCATTCCTTCAACCAGAATACACCCATTCCCTTGAATTAAAGCACGGTTTCAAAGACAAACTTTATACTTCAATAGGTGCAAGTTTTGTTTCTGATTTGATCTTTTACCTCATCCAACCTGTAGATAGTATTCGCACGGAAAGAACTCCGGATAATGTAGGCACCTCGCAATCCTATAATATTACCATGAGTTATCCTCTTGCAATCATGAAAGGATGGAATGCGCAATTGAATTTTACTGGGCTTTACAGCCGGTTTAATTACCTTTATCAGGAAAACCCAATTATTGTAGAGCAAATTTCCAGTAGGATAAACATGTCCAATACCTTTGCATTTCAAAAAGGTTGGACTGGAGAGCTAACTGGATGGATTAGTTCACCATCTATTCAGGCTTTAGCTCGGGCACCTTGGCTAGGCTCTTTAGACCTTGGCATTCAAAAATCATTTAGCCAAAAATTCAAAGCCAGATTAAGTATCCAAGATATTTTTCATACCAATAAATTTATAGGTAAAATCGACGTTCCTGGTTTTAATTCAGACTATCATCTCCAATTTGACACTCGAGTTGCTTTGATTAACCTCACCTATACACTAGGTAATCAAGACCTAAAAGCAGCTCGACAAAGAAAATTGGGATCGGAAGAGGAGTCTCAGCGAACTAATTAA
- a CDS encoding OsmC family protein — protein sequence MEEQELIKNKFIRTQKALSLKPALGLGTGVSVSRITRGLSCEIREGDYVYHTDMPSQVGGTETGPTPGVLGRAALGSCLAIGYMMWASRMDVPIDSLEVHISASYDDGGLFDTSDSPPGYGVVEYLVKVKSPASKEEVEQVLDQGDKHSPYLDVFSRAQHCIRKVEFETN from the coding sequence ATGGAAGAGCAAGAGTTGATTAAAAATAAATTTATCAGGACCCAAAAGGCGCTAAGTCTTAAACCCGCTTTAGGATTGGGAACCGGAGTATCGGTATCACGAATCACTAGAGGTCTATCCTGTGAAATCCGTGAAGGTGATTACGTATATCATACAGATATGCCAAGTCAAGTGGGCGGAACTGAAACAGGTCCAACTCCAGGGGTTTTAGGAAGAGCTGCCCTGGGAAGTTGTCTCGCCATTGGGTATATGATGTGGGCCTCTAGAATGGATGTTCCAATTGATAGTCTAGAAGTTCATATTTCTGCAAGCTATGACGACGGAGGATTGTTTGATACGTCTGATTCTCCTCCCGGGTATGGTGTGGTAGAATATTTAGTAAAAGTGAAAAGTCCAGCCAGTAAAGAGGAAGTGGAACAGGTACTAGACCAAGGAGATAAACACAGCCCCTATCTAGATGTGTTTTCAAGAGCGCAACATTGTATTAGAAAAGTAGAATTTGAAACTAATTAA
- a CDS encoding glycoside hydrolase family 130 protein: MSVSILRKNLTFLPDSSRVVARFFKNGDLRTRNLLSKIFLMTETEVTQALEQTLREFASRHRNISRLFFKHCENIRGIIEGMDVNFDSLSDEQKMLIGSYCTMEYSLESAAFFNPSIIEDFDQSYLGTGEKRVIISFRATGEGHISSIVFRRAILDANNNLRLTKLGNSIDKAEISHKQVYDKERFIKRLKGMHIDEQYSKSIMDSLPDRFEYYELKNTLGNLLKNQELTAPQRVAFKEIIWLVDSFYDIHFHKDSDLTERVIFPISDSESNGIEDARFVSFKEEDETTKVYATYTAYNGHTILPKLICTEDFYTFRIMPLRGMGAQGKNLALFPKKIKGKYAMLSRVDGVNNYLMYSDRTTVWNNPQLIQEPKYTWEFTQIGNCGSPLWTEKGWLIITHGVGPMRRYSIGASLFDLDDPSKEIGRLEEPLLMPLEEERNGYVPNVVYSCGSMIHNDSLILPYAVSDYSSTYAVVNMEELFIALLN, translated from the coding sequence ATGAGCGTTTCAATCCTTCGCAAAAATTTAACCTTCCTTCCTGACTCAAGTAGGGTGGTTGCTCGCTTCTTTAAAAACGGAGATTTAAGAACTCGGAATTTGCTAAGTAAGATTTTCTTGATGACTGAAACAGAGGTAACTCAAGCATTGGAACAGACATTGAGGGAATTTGCCAGCAGGCATCGGAATATTTCTCGTCTCTTTTTTAAGCATTGTGAAAATATCCGTGGAATTATTGAAGGGATGGATGTCAACTTTGACTCGCTTTCTGACGAACAAAAAATGCTGATCGGTTCATACTGTACAATGGAATATTCTCTTGAGTCTGCGGCATTTTTCAATCCATCCATCATTGAGGATTTTGACCAATCCTATTTAGGTACCGGTGAAAAAAGAGTAATCATTTCATTTCGGGCAACAGGAGAAGGGCATATTTCTTCTATTGTTTTCAGAAGGGCAATTCTCGATGCGAATAACAACCTGCGACTGACTAAGCTCGGAAATTCTATTGATAAGGCTGAAATCTCCCACAAGCAAGTCTACGATAAGGAGCGTTTTATAAAACGGCTCAAAGGTATGCACATTGATGAACAGTATTCCAAAAGTATCATGGATAGTCTTCCCGATCGATTTGAATATTATGAGTTGAAAAACACCCTAGGTAATTTACTCAAAAACCAAGAATTAACTGCCCCACAAAGAGTAGCTTTCAAAGAGATAATCTGGCTAGTAGACTCATTTTATGATATCCATTTTCATAAAGATTCTGATCTAACCGAACGTGTGATTTTTCCGATTTCAGATTCTGAAAGCAACGGCATAGAAGATGCAAGATTTGTAAGCTTCAAAGAAGAAGATGAAACCACGAAAGTATATGCTACCTATACAGCATATAATGGACACACCATTTTACCCAAATTAATCTGTACCGAAGATTTCTACACTTTTCGAATCATGCCTCTCAGAGGTATGGGAGCTCAGGGAAAAAATCTTGCGCTTTTTCCAAAAAAAATAAAAGGAAAATATGCCATGCTTTCCAGGGTTGATGGAGTAAATAATTACCTGATGTATTCCGATCGGACCACCGTCTGGAATAATCCGCAGCTGATACAGGAACCTAAATACACTTGGGAATTCACGCAAATCGGAAATTGTGGTTCCCCGCTATGGACAGAAAAGGGCTGGTTGATCATTACGCATGGGGTGGGGCCGATGAGACGATACAGCATCGGCGCTTCTCTATTCGATCTAGATGATCCATCCAAAGAAATTGGTCGATTGGAAGAACCCTTATTAATGCCTCTTGAGGAGGAACGAAATGGATATGTTCCAAATGTGGTTTATTCCTGCGGATCCATGATTCATAACGATAGTCTTATTCTTCCCTATGCAGTATCTGATTATTCCTCGACTTATGCTGTAGTCAACATGGAAGAATTATTTATAGCTTTGTTAAACTAA
- a CDS encoding dicarboxylate/amino acid:cation symporter: MKNLFSNLLFKVFIAIVLGIVFGLFLPESVNRIFATFNAFFGQFLNFAIPLIILGLIMPAISDLGKGAGKLLLLTAAIAYGSTLFSGFMSYFTSSTIFPSLLASHVNEATEIAEEGNDLVPYFSITIPAVIDVMSSLVLAFVIGLGLSYQENSTLKKVVKDFEKIIMQVIENVIIPLLPLFILGIFANMAFSGQVYSILSVFLNIIGVIFAMHIFLLILQYVITGAIVKKNPVKLLLTMLPAYFTALGTQSSAATIPVTLEQAEKNGVSPKIAGFVIPLCATIHLSGSIMKITACAMALMILQGLPYDFGMFAGFIFMLGIAMVAAPGVPGGAIMAAIGVLQSMLGFNEEMIGLMIALYIAMDSFGTACNVTGDGAIALVVDQVTKDKDL; the protein is encoded by the coding sequence ATGAAAAACCTATTTTCTAATCTTCTTTTTAAAGTTTTTATAGCCATTGTACTTGGAATCGTTTTTGGTCTCTTTTTACCCGAATCTGTCAATAGGATATTTGCCACCTTCAATGCATTTTTTGGTCAATTTCTGAATTTTGCCATTCCTTTAATCATTCTGGGATTAATCATGCCGGCAATTTCTGATCTGGGGAAAGGAGCCGGAAAACTCTTATTGCTTACTGCTGCCATTGCTTATGGATCTACCTTGTTTTCCGGGTTTATGAGCTACTTTACCTCCTCTACCATTTTCCCATCTTTGTTGGCCTCCCATGTGAACGAAGCCACTGAAATAGCAGAAGAGGGGAATGATCTAGTTCCTTATTTTAGTATCACGATTCCAGCGGTGATTGACGTGATGTCCTCCCTGGTTTTGGCATTTGTGATTGGTTTGGGATTGTCCTATCAAGAGAATTCCACTTTGAAAAAGGTAGTGAAGGATTTTGAGAAGATCATCATGCAAGTGATTGAAAATGTGATTATTCCACTTTTACCCTTATTTATTTTGGGGATTTTTGCAAACATGGCGTTTAGTGGACAGGTGTATTCCATCCTATCCGTATTCCTGAATATCATCGGGGTGATCTTTGCCATGCACATTTTCTTATTGATTTTACAATATGTGATTACTGGAGCTATCGTCAAGAAAAATCCGGTGAAGTTATTGTTGACCATGTTGCCGGCTTATTTCACGGCTTTGGGGACGCAATCCTCCGCTGCCACGATACCAGTGACTTTGGAGCAAGCGGAAAAAAACGGAGTTTCTCCGAAGATCGCAGGCTTTGTTATCCCACTTTGTGCGACCATACATTTATCCGGAAGTATTATGAAAATTACCGCCTGTGCGATGGCGTTGATGATCTTACAGGGACTTCCTTATGACTTTGGAATGTTTGCCGGGTTTATTTTTATGCTTGGAATTGCCATGGTAGCAGCACCAGGAGTGCCGGGTGGAGCAATCATGGCTGCCATTGGTGTACTTCAGTCCATGCTCGGGTTCAACGAGGAAATGATCGGATTAATGATCGCGTTGTACATTGCGATGGACAGTTTTGGGACTGCTTGTAATGTGACTGGAGATGGAGCGATCGCATTGGTGGTGGACCAGGTAACCAAAGATAAAGACCTCTAA
- a CDS encoding glucuronyl esterase domain-containing protein translates to MKSIFTAFFFMTLVVCVAQDPPSLVAGFPVNYDEEAIPPYSLPDLLTLENGQTVKDANTWTKKRRPELLQAVADLQYGNTPPAPKKITYEYYEAEGKAFNGKAIRKQVRIYLTENSQEHPMDLLIYLPKNATKATPLFFTISFSANSQTVDDPEVQIGEIWNREGQKVKADQPSRFRATNVEQFIAAGYGFATVYYGDIDPDFKEGFDYGIRKEFLKPGETKPQMNEWGTISAWSWGLSRAMDYFEKDQQIDENRVALMGVSRLGKTVLWTGIRDPRFKMIIASCSGEGGAAIARRDYGENIKHMSAPSRYAYQFAPNYHEYSTHLEDFPFDAHSLVAMIAPRPLLLQTGSTDYWSDPKGEFIAAQEASNVYQLFGENGPEGNEMPPAGDTSLIHNKLGYYMHDGGHGTIPSDYPVFIQFMNEFL, encoded by the coding sequence ATGAAATCAATTTTTACAGCATTCTTTTTCATGACCCTAGTAGTATGTGTTGCTCAGGATCCTCCAAGCCTTGTGGCGGGTTTTCCCGTCAATTACGACGAGGAGGCAATTCCTCCTTACAGCCTGCCAGACCTATTAACCTTGGAAAATGGTCAAACCGTAAAAGATGCCAACACCTGGACTAAAAAACGAAGACCTGAATTACTTCAAGCAGTAGCTGATTTACAATACGGTAATACCCCGCCAGCTCCTAAAAAAATCACCTACGAATATTATGAAGCTGAAGGAAAAGCCTTCAACGGGAAAGCAATTCGAAAACAAGTCAGAATTTACCTTACCGAGAATAGCCAGGAGCATCCAATGGACCTTCTGATCTATTTGCCAAAAAATGCCACTAAAGCAACTCCCTTATTTTTTACGATTTCATTTTCAGCAAATTCTCAAACAGTTGATGATCCCGAAGTTCAAATTGGAGAGATCTGGAATCGAGAAGGCCAAAAGGTGAAGGCAGATCAACCGAGTAGATTCCGGGCTACCAATGTGGAGCAATTTATAGCTGCTGGCTATGGGTTTGCTACGGTATACTATGGTGATATAGATCCCGATTTCAAAGAAGGTTTTGACTATGGAATTCGAAAAGAGTTTTTAAAACCAGGTGAAACAAAGCCTCAAATGAACGAATGGGGAACCATCTCAGCTTGGTCTTGGGGTTTGAGTCGAGCCATGGACTATTTTGAAAAGGACCAACAAATTGATGAAAATCGAGTCGCTCTAATGGGCGTTTCCAGATTGGGAAAAACGGTCCTGTGGACAGGGATACGGGATCCCCGATTCAAAATGATCATCGCCAGTTGTTCCGGAGAAGGTGGTGCCGCCATTGCCAGAAGGGATTATGGAGAAAACATCAAACATATGTCTGCACCATCCAGATATGCATATCAGTTTGCTCCCAACTACCATGAATACTCCACTCATCTCGAAGATTTTCCTTTTGATGCCCATTCCTTGGTAGCTATGATTGCCCCTCGCCCTCTATTACTTCAAACAGGAAGTACCGATTATTGGTCCGATCCCAAGGGGGAATTCATCGCTGCGCAAGAAGCAAGCAACGTATACCAACTTTTTGGTGAAAACGGGCCAGAAGGAAATGAAATGCCTCCAGCGGGAGACACTTCTCTAATCCATAACAAGCTGGGATATTACATGCATGATGGAGGTCATGGGACTATCCCCTCTGACTATCCCGTTTTTATTCAGTTTATGAACGAATTCCTATAA